A stretch of the Fusobacterium perfoetens ATCC 29250 genome encodes the following:
- a CDS encoding glycosyltransferase, producing MKNIVIGTGSLLMGGIERVLQEVLKNLDKNKYKIFLFVEKDYGKSNIFLDEIPKEVEVYFLKPYSLIEKAEYYRDKKKNIFYKLLYNIQMKKERKIGNKSLFLYLKEIEEKYGKIDTFIDFNCGQNKIIKKINIPNKLAWIHISMPKLLKSKNKLFRFGLKLKGYDKVVTICDEMAEEMKKLYPYLKEKIVRIYNPFDFERITYLSNDNLSLIPKEKELIKENYILAVSRLALEQKDYYTLIKGYKKALEKGIREKLYIIGDGSDREKIEKMIQDEELENKIFLLGEKKNPYIWMKNSKLFVHSSFYEGFGLVLVEAMICGKVVLSSDCPVGPKEILTKDSCGVLFKTSNIDDLSEKLESLLLKENLEVYQERIKNRIKEFSTEEIMKEYEKII from the coding sequence ATGAAAAATATTGTAATAGGAACTGGTAGTCTTTTAATGGGTGGAATAGAAAGAGTATTACAAGAGGTATTGAAGAATTTAGATAAAAATAAATATAAAATTTTTTTATTTGTAGAAAAAGATTATGGGAAAAGTAACATTTTTTTAGATGAAATTCCAAAAGAAGTTGAAGTTTATTTTTTAAAACCATATTCTTTGATAGAAAAAGCTGAATATTATAGAGATAAAAAGAAAAATATATTTTATAAATTGCTTTATAATATTCAAATGAAAAAAGAAAGAAAAATTGGAAATAAAAGTTTGTTTTTATATTTAAAAGAAATAGAAGAAAAATATGGAAAAATAGATACATTTATAGATTTTAATTGTGGACAAAATAAAATCATAAAAAAAATTAATATACCAAATAAATTAGCTTGGATACATATTTCTATGCCTAAACTTTTAAAAAGTAAAAATAAATTATTTAGATTTGGATTAAAATTAAAAGGATATGATAAAGTAGTTACTATTTGTGATGAAATGGCAGAAGAAATGAAAAAATTATATCCATATTTAAAAGAAAAAATAGTTAGAATATATAATCCATTTGATTTTGAAAGGATAACATATTTATCAAATGATAATTTAAGCCTAATTCCAAAAGAAAAAGAGTTAATAAAAGAGAACTATATATTAGCAGTATCAAGATTAGCCTTAGAACAAAAAGATTATTATACTCTTATCAAAGGATATAAAAAAGCTTTAGAAAAAGGAATAAGAGAAAAGCTTTATATAATTGGAGATGGTTCTGATAGAGAAAAAATAGAAAAAATGATACAAGATGAAGAGTTAGAAAATAAAATATTTTTATTAGGTGAGAAGAAAAATCCATATATTTGGATGAAAAATTCTAAATTATTTGTTCATAGTTCATTTTATGAGGGATTTGGACTTGTGTTAGTAGAAGCTATGATATGTGGAAAGGTAGTTTTATCTTCTGATTGTCCAGTAGGGCCTAAAGAAATATTAACTAAAGATAGTTGTGGGGTATTATTTAAAACAAGTAATATAGATGATTTATCAGAAAAATTAGAAAGTCTTTTATTAAAAGAAAATTTGGAAGTATATCAAGAGAGAATAAAAAATAGAATAAAAGAGTTTAGTACAGAAGAAATTATGAAAGAATATGAAAAAATAATATAA
- a CDS encoding glycosyltransferase family 9 protein: MKILVVRFKQMGDAILATPVCNTLRKTFPDAEIDFVCYEHVAPIFKEDKNFNTITITNKVKNNAFRYLWEVYKITRKKYDIVIDLMSNPKSEWFTFLSGAKYRIGRYSKHRGFTYTHKIKEPTEFKNEVEKGLRLVEPLEKEYNIKYDTNFRLYVTDEEKEKLRKQMVEKGIDFSKPIIACSVTAKYMHKVYPIDSMVKTLKMILEKNNDIQLICFGTSDQKEYVNKVYEMMDRSKNVFPNIETKSVRDLLALFSNCDMYFGNEGGARHMAQGLDIPSFAVFWPESNRKCWIPFGGEKHRGIISRDIQEDYGNLSWEEIFNLITPERLVKEFYITFDKFVKNVI; encoded by the coding sequence ATGAAAATATTAGTTGTAAGATTTAAACAAATGGGGGATGCTATACTTGCTACACCTGTATGTAATACTTTAAGAAAAACTTTTCCAGATGCTGAAATTGATTTTGTTTGTTATGAACATGTAGCACCTATTTTTAAAGAGGATAAAAATTTTAATACCATTACTATTACTAATAAAGTAAAAAATAATGCTTTTAGATATTTATGGGAAGTGTATAAAATTACTAGAAAAAAATATGATATAGTAATAGATTTAATGTCAAACCCTAAAAGTGAATGGTTTACATTTTTATCAGGAGCAAAATATAGAATAGGAAGATATAGTAAACATAGAGGATTTACATATACTCATAAAATAAAAGAACCTACAGAATTTAAAAATGAGGTAGAAAAAGGATTAAGATTAGTAGAACCTTTAGAAAAAGAATACAATATTAAATATGATACTAATTTTAGACTATATGTAACTGATGAAGAAAAAGAAAAACTAAGAAAACAAATGGTAGAAAAGGGAATAGATTTTTCTAAACCTATTATAGCTTGTTCTGTAACAGCTAAATATATGCATAAAGTTTATCCAATAGATAGTATGGTAAAAACTTTAAAAATGATACTAGAAAAAAATAATGATATACAACTAATATGTTTTGGAACTTCTGACCAAAAAGAATATGTAAATAAAGTATATGAAATGATGGATAGAAGTAAAAATGTATTTCCAAATATAGAAACAAAATCTGTTAGAGACTTATTAGCTTTATTTTCAAATTGTGATATGTATTTTGGAAATGAAGGTGGAGCAAGACATATGGCTCAAGGTTTAGATATACCAAGCTTTGCAGTATTTTGGCCTGAATCCAATAGAAAATGCTGGATACCTTTTGGAGGAGAAAAACATAGAGGAATAATTTCAAGAGATATTCAAGAGGATTATGGAAATTTATCTTGGGAGGAAATATTTAACTTAATAACTCCAGAGAGATTAGTGAAAGAGTTTTATATAACTTTTGATAAGTTTGTAAAGAATGTAATTTAA
- a CDS encoding glycosyltransferase family 9 protein, which produces MKILVLNFEKLEDIVLATPVVNSLKKTFPKSEIDFVVFEEYGEVLKNHKSINKMIEIPKEETTFLHIFRVRKILKTKYDIIIDLTSTRKSGWFTFLSFGTKYKIRYEKDKIFNWGCSYLVPKSKMYVDKVSKNLEFLEPLKKIENTKIIYTRDITLDITNEKKKEIKELMKKKGIDVSVPIFACSLFGYKKHYSIEKLIEIMNSLAKEIKCNIVIYHSQKRKFFTGEAYKKIENKKQIHLLELNSIEDYKGFFANCKFIFGNDCQERYISQGMEVKSFTLFLDNHNWIENYGDKYQGIVSSNISEEYSGYTKDKIYGNITTEFVVNKIKEMLK; this is translated from the coding sequence ATGAAAATTCTAGTTTTAAATTTTGAAAAATTAGAGGATATTGTTTTAGCAACTCCTGTTGTAAATTCTTTAAAAAAAACTTTTCCAAAAAGTGAAATAGACTTTGTGGTTTTTGAAGAATATGGTGAGGTGTTAAAAAATCATAAGTCTATCAATAAAATGATAGAAATACCTAAAGAAGAAACAACTTTTTTACATATTTTTAGAGTAAGAAAAATTTTAAAAACTAAATATGATATAATTATAGATTTAACTTCTACTAGAAAAAGTGGTTGGTTTACTTTTTTAAGTTTTGGAACAAAATATAAGATAAGATATGAAAAAGATAAAATATTTAATTGGGGATGTAGTTATCTTGTACCAAAAAGTAAAATGTATGTAGATAAGGTTTCTAAGAATTTAGAATTTTTAGAGCCATTGAAAAAAATAGAGAACACAAAAATTATTTATACAAGAGATATAACTTTAGATATAACTAATGAAAAGAAAAAAGAAATAAAAGAATTAATGAAAAAGAAAGGTATAGATGTGTCTGTACCTATTTTTGCATGTTCACTATTTGGGTATAAAAAACATTATTCAATTGAAAAATTAATTGAAATTATGAATTCATTGGCTAAAGAGATAAAATGTAATATTGTAATTTATCATTCACAAAAAAGAAAATTTTTTACAGGAGAAGCCTATAAAAAAATAGAGAATAAAAAACAAATTCATCTATTAGAGTTAAATTCTATTGAGGACTATAAGGGATTTTTTGCAAATTGTAAATTTATTTTTGGAAATGATTGTCAAGAAAGATATATCTCTCAAGGAATGGAAGTAAAAAGTTTTACTTTGTTTTTGGATAATCATAATTGGATAGAAAATTATGGAGATAAATATCAAGGAATAGTATCAAGTAATATCTCTGAAGAATATTCAGGTTATACTAAAGATAAAATATATGGAAATATAACTACAGAGTTTGTGGTTAATAAAATAAAAGAGATGTTGAAATAG
- a CDS encoding glycosyltransferase family 9 protein, which produces MIRKINRMFQDYMRVRRLAIGKYIWDRKENKLNIETDNLIKDENVKSILILRYDGKIGDMTVNTLMFREIKKRYPDIKIGVVTRGGAIDIIKNNKNVDKIYEFKKKSSYIKKLAREIADEKYDVLIDFTEMLRVYQMMFINLCKARINIGLSKKDWNMFDISIEPNKDFQWTDHITLRYKAYLNKLGIKENIDLSYDVEVPENIEKEIDDYIEKLPKKELVVINPYGASKHRTFNNETIEKLIEYYQEKNIIFVFSPDKYENIKKYSNYNNVFIYNKMKNIYQSIEFIKKADLVISPDTSIVHIASAFNKKLIAIYSPDKLNFAVWKPTTKNLKVLLCKDKVSKNDEIDINTFDFEELKKIEF; this is translated from the coding sequence ATGATAAGAAAAATAAATAGAATGTTTCAAGACTATATGAGAGTTAGAAGACTTGCTATAGGAAAATATATTTGGGATAGAAAAGAAAATAAGTTAAATATAGAAACTGATAATTTAATAAAAGATGAAAATGTAAAGTCAATTTTGATTTTAAGATATGATGGAAAAATAGGAGATATGACAGTAAATACTCTTATGTTTAGAGAGATAAAGAAAAGATATCCAGATATTAAAATAGGAGTAGTTACTAGAGGTGGAGCTATTGATATTATAAAAAATAATAAAAATGTAGATAAAATATATGAATTTAAGAAAAAATCTTCATATATAAAAAAATTAGCTAGAGAAATAGCTGATGAAAAATATGATGTACTAATAGATTTTACTGAAATGTTAAGAGTATATCAAATGATGTTTATAAATTTATGTAAAGCTAGAATAAATATAGGGCTTTCTAAAAAAGATTGGAATATGTTTGATATTTCTATTGAACCTAATAAAGATTTTCAATGGACAGACCACATAACATTAAGATATAAAGCATATCTTAATAAATTAGGAATAAAAGAAAATATAGACTTATCATATGATGTAGAAGTACCAGAAAATATAGAAAAAGAAATAGATGATTATATAGAAAAATTACCTAAGAAAGAATTAGTAGTAATTAATCCTTATGGTGCTAGTAAACATAGAACTTTTAATAATGAAACAATAGAAAAATTAATAGAATATTATCAAGAGAAAAATATAATTTTTGTTTTTTCTCCAGATAAATATGAAAATATAAAAAAATATTCAAATTATAATAATGTTTTTATTTATAATAAAATGAAAAATATATATCAAAGTATAGAATTTATAAAAAAAGCAGATTTAGTTATTTCTCCAGATACTTCAATAGTACATATAGCTTCGGCTTTTAATAAAAAACTTATAGCTATTTATTCACCAGATAAATTAAACTTTGCAGTGTGGAAACCTACAACTAAAAATTTGAAAGTATTATTATGTAAAGATAAAGTATCTAAAAATGATGAGATTGATATAAATACTTTTGATTTTGAAGAATTAAAGAAAATAGAATTTTAG
- a CDS encoding polysaccharide deacetylase family protein — MNIYLINSKEDRIKELNQNRNNIIKITLFNGILSTFLKKGNIIYSENKNVILDFCEKFLKIPYLYGEINNILEFENHYAKIKKYEIPILMYHQFMEKKSDSGKAKIFVTKKQFELHLKILKFLGYQTITFKDLKKIGLQNRFLKKYIILTVDDGYEDNYKILFPLLKKYNMKAVIFLVSGLKNNQWTINSFGEKEFKLLNDIEVKEMLNSGLIEFGGHTLTHLDFHKATDKEAEYEIEEDKKITEKRLGEEIITFAYPFGHRKDSTKEIVRKKGYSFAVSTDTGEGIFTKDLYDIRRIAIDRTSLLDFFRKISPKYAQYKAKKYNKK; from the coding sequence ATGAATATTTATTTAATAAATAGTAAAGAAGATAGAATAAAAGAATTAAATCAAAATAGAAATAATATAATAAAAATAACTTTATTTAATGGAATATTAAGTACTTTTTTAAAAAAAGGAAATATAATATATAGTGAAAATAAAAATGTTATTTTAGATTTTTGTGAAAAATTTTTAAAAATTCCTTATTTATATGGAGAGATAAATAATATATTAGAATTTGAAAATCATTATGCAAAAATAAAAAAATATGAAATTCCAATTTTAATGTATCATCAATTTATGGAAAAAAAATCTGATTCTGGAAAAGCAAAAATATTTGTAACCAAAAAACAGTTTGAATTACATTTAAAAATATTAAAATTTTTAGGATATCAAACAATAACTTTTAAAGACTTAAAAAAAATAGGATTACAAAATAGATTTTTAAAAAAATATATTATTTTAACAGTAGATGATGGATATGAAGACAATTATAAAATCCTATTCCCTTTATTAAAAAAATATAATATGAAAGCAGTTATATTTCTTGTTTCTGGGTTAAAAAATAATCAATGGACTATAAATAGTTTTGGGGAAAAAGAATTTAAATTACTAAATGACATTGAAGTAAAAGAGATGTTAAATAGTGGACTTATAGAATTTGGAGGGCATACTTTAACTCATTTAGATTTTCATAAAGCAACAGATAAAGAAGCTGAATATGAAATTGAAGAAGATAAAAAAATAACAGAAAAAAGATTAGGAGAAGAAATAATAACTTTTGCTTATCCTTTTGGTCATAGAAAAGATAGCACAAAAGAAATTGTAAGAAAAAAGGGGTATTCCTTTGCTGTATCAACTGATACAGGGGAAGGGATATTCACAAAAGATTTATATGATATTAGAAGAATAGCTATAGATAGAACTTCTTTATTAGATTTTTTTAGAAAAATATCGCCAAAATATGCACAATATAAGGCTAAAAAATATAATAAAAAATGA
- a CDS encoding pyridoxal phosphate-dependent aminotransferase — protein sequence MNISKRVNNIKVSPVRKLIPYQEEAVRCGKKVYHFNIGQPDLPTPPEFFEFIANSGETTLKYAHSKGNLGLRQAMSRFYKENFNLDFNEEEILITCGGSEALLFVLSTIFDVGDEILVSEPYYANYNSFFEMLEIKVNAFQSKAEEGFHLPAKEEILAKITPNTKAILLTNPGNPTGTVYTEEELKVIGDIAKEYNLFVISDEVYRLLSYDNKIATSMGAFPEYAENTVIIESISKTYSACGARIGAIVSKNKEFMSAVYKLCQARLSVSSLDMIGAEGLYNTLRKEYFDKNRAIYENRRDVIFEGLQKIDGVKVTKPEGAFYVMVTLPVDDSEKFAIWLLSSFDCDGETVMLTPAQGFYKTPDAGKQQVRITYCLEEDKIKKALNILEKGLIEYNKLNK from the coding sequence ATGAATATTTCTAAAAGAGTTAATAATATAAAAGTTTCTCCTGTAAGGAAATTAATACCTTATCAAGAAGAAGCAGTAAGATGTGGAAAAAAAGTTTATCATTTTAATATAGGTCAACCAGATTTACCAACACCACCAGAGTTTTTTGAATTTATAGCAAACAGTGGTGAAACAACTTTAAAATATGCTCATTCAAAAGGAAATTTAGGACTTCGTCAAGCAATGAGCAGATTTTACAAAGAAAATTTTAATTTAGATTTCAATGAAGAAGAAATTCTTATAACTTGTGGGGGAAGTGAGGCATTACTTTTCGTCCTTTCTACAATATTTGATGTTGGTGATGAAATCTTAGTATCAGAACCATATTACGCAAACTATAATAGTTTCTTTGAAATGCTTGAGATAAAAGTTAATGCTTTCCAATCAAAAGCAGAAGAGGGTTTCCATCTACCAGCAAAAGAGGAAATCTTAGCAAAAATTACTCCTAATACTAAAGCTATTCTTCTTACAAATCCTGGAAATCCAACAGGAACAGTTTATACAGAAGAAGAATTAAAAGTAATTGGAGATATTGCAAAGGAATACAATCTTTTTGTTATAAGTGATGAAGTATATAGACTTCTTTCTTATGATAATAAAATTGCTACAAGTATGGGAGCTTTCCCTGAATATGCAGAAAATACTGTAATTATAGAATCAATTTCAAAAACTTATTCAGCTTGTGGAGCTAGAATAGGAGCTATTGTTAGTAAAAACAAGGAATTTATGTCAGCTGTTTACAAATTATGTCAAGCAAGACTTTCTGTATCAAGTCTTGATATGATAGGAGCAGAGGGATTATACAACACATTAAGAAAAGAATATTTTGATAAAAATAGAGCAATCTATGAAAATAGAAGAGATGTAATATTTGAGGGACTTCAAAAAATAGATGGTGTAAAAGTTACAAAACCTGAGGGAGCTTTCTATGTTATGGTAACTCTTCCTGTTGATGACAGTGAAAAATTTGCTATTTGGTTACTTTCATCTTTTGATTGCGACGGAGAAACTGTTATGCTTACTCCTGCTCAAGGATTCTACAAAACTCCAGATGCTGGAAAACAACAAGTTAGAATTACTTACTGTTTAGAAGAAGATAAAATTAAAAAAGCTCTTAATATCCTAGAAAAAGGATTGATTGAATACAACAAATTAAACAAATAA
- a CDS encoding acyltransferase — protein MIRKIIFYLRNKIKVDNGNEIINNWKNKIRNSKMTLRGKGNKIIIGNNVNLQKISFEIRGENNIIEIGDNTIIGENTYLILRGNNHKIKIGKNCMFSRNIKLMASDGHKIYQDGNLIETDGDIEIGDNVWLSDNIIVLKNVKISNGIVVGINSVITKSIEQKNVLVVGNPAKIVKENINWEV, from the coding sequence ATGATAAGAAAAATAATATTTTATCTAAGAAATAAAATAAAAGTAGATAATGGAAATGAAATTATTAATAATTGGAAAAATAAAATTAGAAATAGTAAAATGACTTTAAGAGGAAAAGGAAATAAAATTATTATAGGTAATAATGTTAATCTCCAAAAAATATCTTTTGAAATTAGAGGGGAAAATAACATTATAGAAATAGGGGATAATACAATAATAGGAGAAAATACATATTTAATTTTAAGAGGAAATAATCATAAAATTAAAATAGGGAAAAATTGTATGTTTTCAAGAAATATAAAATTAATGGCTTCTGATGGACATAAAATATATCAAGATGGAAATTTGATAGAAACTGATGGAGATATAGAAATAGGGGATAATGTATGGTTATCAGATAATATAATAGTTTTAAAAAATGTAAAAATATCTAATGGAATTGTTGTAGGAATTAATTCTGTTATAACAAAATCTATTGAGCAGAAAAATGTATTAGTAGTAGGAAATCCTGCTAAAATTGTAAAAGAAAATATAAACTGGGAAGTGTAA
- a CDS encoding glycosyltransferase has translation MISLIISTYDKYDFLYIVLKSIEKQTFKDFEVIIAEDCEKEEMKENIKKWKEEFSFKIKHVFQEDIGFRKCKILNEAIKIASENIVIIDGDCILHNKFLKNYNKYFQKGYDIIFGRRCEMSQELTNKILKNNNYKIRLVDLIFPYSKAWTECIYFPLITKTKKRRLNLLGSNMGFTKDIIYKINGFNEEYQFPGVGEDTDLEWRLKKVNVKYIALKNTIIQYHLWHSTSGTYEFEKNASIYYESKQKNEWYTRNGLIKSEE, from the coding sequence ATGATATCTTTAATAATTTCAACTTATGATAAATATGATTTTTTATATATAGTTTTAAAATCGATAGAAAAACAAACTTTTAAAGATTTTGAAGTTATAATAGCAGAAGATTGTGAAAAAGAAGAAATGAAAGAAAATATAAAAAAATGGAAAGAAGAATTTTCTTTTAAAATAAAACATGTATTTCAAGAAGATATAGGTTTTAGAAAATGTAAAATTTTAAATGAAGCTATAAAAATAGCCAGTGAAAATATTGTAATTATAGATGGAGATTGTATATTACATAATAAATTTTTAAAAAATTATAATAAATATTTTCAAAAAGGATATGATATTATTTTTGGTAGAAGATGTGAAATGAGCCAAGAGTTAACAAATAAAATTTTAAAAAATAATAATTACAAAATTAGATTAGTAGATTTAATTTTTCCATATAGTAAAGCTTGGACAGAATGCATATATTTTCCACTAATAACGAAAACTAAAAAAAGAAGATTGAATCTTTTAGGTTCAAATATGGGATTTACTAAAGATATAATTTATAAAATAAATGGTTTTAATGAAGAATATCAATTTCCAGGAGTAGGAGAAGATACTGATTTAGAATGGAGATTAAAAAAAGTTAATGTAAAATACATAGCTTTAAAAAATACAATAATTCAATATCATTTATGGCATAGTACAAGCGGAACATATGAATTTGAAAAGAATGCTAGTATTTATTATGAAAGTAAGCAAAAAAATGAATGGTATACAAGAAATGGGTTAATAAAAAGTGAGGAATAA